The Rosettibacter firmus genome contains the following window.
AGAATAAAATTCTTTTCATATGCTAATCTCGATTTATTTAAGTACATTAAATACTGTTTTACAAAATGATATTCATATTAAAAAAATTTTCATGTCTGCAATATTCTGTTGTCTCAAATCGATTTTTCAAAATTAGATGGATTGAATATCTATAACAAAATTTAATTTTTCACAATTCTATTTAATAAAACAAGCAATCTTTCACTAACCATTTTTCAAATTCATTAAACAATTTTTTGAATCTCTTATTTAACTTTTTCATCTAATCAATCAAAAAAAGGTTAAATATGGCATTAAATCCACAACCAAAAGTTATAATTTTTTCAACGCCAACATGTAGCTTTTGTAATGCTGCTAAAAGATATTTTAGAGAAAAAAATATCAAGTTTACAGATGTCGATGTTTCAAGAGATGAAGCTGCTGCTCGAGATATGGTGCGTAGAACTGGTCAAACAGGCGTGCCTGTAATTTTAATTAATAATCGTCCAATAATTGGTTTTGACAAAGCAAAGATTAATCAAATTTTAAACATAAAAGATTAGGAGACAACCATGAAAATTAAACCACTTGACGACAGAGTACTTGTAGAACCAATTGAAGAAGAATCTAAAACTTCATCTGGAATAATCATTCCAGATACAGCAAAAGAAAAACCAAGAGTGGGAAAAGTAATTGCTGTTGGTACTGATGAAGATCTTCGTGAAAAAATTAAAGAAGGAGATAGAATTTTATTTGCTAAATACGGTGGTGAAGAAGTAAGCTCGAATGGTAAAGAATTAAAAATTGTTCAACGTTCAGATATTCTTGCAGTAATAGAAGATTAATCGATTGGTGCCCCCTTAGTAAAGCGGTATGAATTTTATAATTCGTGCCGCTTTTTTAATAAAATATTGTAAGCCAGAAAGTCTTTTGAAATGAATCTGTTTTTTCAACTCGATGTTTAACATGAGCAGGTATAATTATATAATCACCTTCTTTCATTTTAATTAAATTATTATCTTCAAAAAGAATTTCTGCACTTCCTTTTAGTAACAGAACAAACTCATTCTTATCCTGATCATACCAGAATCCTTCTGGAGATGAATGACATTCTGAAATAATCCTTTCTACACGAAAATGTTCAGTAACAAGAATATTTTGAAAAAACTCATCTATAAGTTTTTCTTCGTTTGAAGAGACAATCCCTTTTAAATCATAAATATTTTTTAGTTCTATCATTCTGGAAAATCAACTATAATAATTTTCATTTCATTAGAATTTGCTGCTTCATTAAGTACTGTATCTATTTCAAAAAGATCGGCTGGATTAGAAATATTAAGCAAATATTTTTCATAACCAGCAATTAAATGTCTAAGCAATTTTTTGTGAATTGGTTGTCCACCAGTAGCTGCAGATTTCTTATTATAAAATATCACTATTTTTAATGGAATATTTCGATTAATTGCTTCAATTAAACCCAGATGACCAGCAGCAATAAAACTAAAGTCGCCAGTAATAGCCCAGACATTTCTTTTCCCTGCAAGATAAGCACCAATTGCAAGGGGTATACTACCCCCCATGTAAGTAACTATATCTATACAATTATAAGGTGGAAATGCAAATGAACTTGACGATCCTGTATCGCCTGTAACAATATCACGTTTAATATTTTTAAATACCTGAAAGAATGGTATGTATCCAACCGTACCTTTTTTAACATTTTCGGTTAGACTATCTGGTATAGTAGGAAGAACTGGACGAATAACAGTTTCCAAATTACCTTCTAATTTTTTTGCAACAAATAGTTTATACTGATAATCAGAAATTAATGGTGAAACAACATGTGCATATACATTCCTTTCATAATTAAAATTTTTTCTGAGATTTTGTTTTGGTTGAAACTCTGTTTCTAATTTAAAACTCATTGCATCTACAATTACAGCCAGAGGTATTTTTCTTTTTTCTGATTCTAAAAATGCATTTATTATATCTTCATAAATATTATCATTTTCTGCAACTATAAAAGGCATGCTCATTCCTTCAAGTACAGGCATTATCTCGAGTATATTATCTGAGTGTTTTCCTGTTTTATCATCAAAAATTATTGTTACAAATCCAGCTGTTAGTTCTGTGTAAAGTGAATCCATCACACTATTTGCAGCTTTCAGTATACCATGTGTTTTCATTAATGATGCAGCTCTCTTTCCTGCGATACTTGCTCCATGAGCAATAGTAAATGCAACTTCTTCATGAAAAGAAATGCTCAAGTTTTTCATTGTTAATTCATTATAACATTGAAAAGTCTCAGCTGCCCCAAAACCTGGAACATATGTAATGATTTCTACTCCTAAATCATTTAAAGCATGAGCTATTGCATAAGGTATTGATGTTTTCATTTTCCATTAAATCCTTTATTCTTATTCAAAAATAATTATAAAATATATTTAAAGTTGTGTTTTATGTTGCCATTTAAAAACATACTCAAAATTCCAAAATTAATGTGTTTTCCGTTATGACTTTTATTTTATATAAGCTTTAGATATTATTGTAAGCACCTAAAAACAAAATTGTTCTTTTTTGAGTCTTCTATGAAAATAATTTCAAATAGATTAAAATTTTCATGTTTCATTTTCTTTCTTTTATTAATTCACTCAATATCATTTTGTCAAAAAGTAAATATTGAAAATGAAATAATAGCCAGAGTTCAAAACACTCCCATTACTAAAAAAGAATTTATTGAACGTTTTGAATTTTCCCCCCATGCTCAAACAGAAACTGCTTTCGACACATCAACAATGAAAAAAGAATTTCTATATACATTGATTGCAGAAAAATTACTTGCACAAAATGCTTTGAAAGAAAAACTTGATAAGACAGAAGAATTCGAATATTTAATGCAATATCTTCAAAATATTTATCTTCGTGATGCATTGTATAAAAAAGAAATAAAAGATAAAGTTGTAATAACCGATTCTTCTTTTTCAGTTGGCAAAAACAAAATGCTCAAAACTCTTAAAATAAAATTTATCTTTTCAGTTGATGAAAATGAAATTAAAGATATTTACTCATCACTACAGAAAGGGGCACAGTTCGATTCAATTTTATCATTACGTCCTGAAAATTTAGAGCAGTTAAATTATGCAGAAGTTTCTTTTGGAAATTTAGCACCAGAAATTGAAGAACAAATATTTGATTTACTACCAGGTGAATTCACAAAACCAGTAAAGCTAAAAGAAGGCTGGTATATTTGTAAAGTTTATGATGTAACATTAAAAAGCGAACTTACTTCTAAGGATATCTCTAAAATAAAAAAGATAATAGAAGAAAGAGCTGAAAATAAACTTTATGAAGAATTTTATAATAAGTTTTTCAAAGGTGTAGTTGTAAATGTAGATAGACAATTATTCGATAAATTAATTAAACATATATTAGAATTTATAAATAACAATCAAAAATATTTTTCAGAACAGAAGAATAACAAATTGCGATTTGCCGAAGTTGAATTTAATCAAATCCAGAAATTCTTTTCAGAAGAAGAATTAAATCTTCCATTTATAAAATTTGATATCTCACCCGTAACATTAAAAACTTTTCTTAAATATTCAGGTTATACAGGAATCGAATTCGATTCACCTGAAAAATCTAAAATTCAAAAAAGATTGAATGCCTACATAAGCAACTTTATTAGAAATGAACTTTACTCACGTGAAGCAAAAAAAAGAGGTTATGATAAGTTGCCCGAAGTTTCAGAAGAACTTCAAATGTGGAGAGATTATTATCTTTCTCGTGCAATGATGAAAAGTATTTTTAAAAATCAGAATGTAAGTGATAAAGAAGCAGAAGAATTTTATTTAAAAATGAATAGAACTATCAATTACCCGGATAGTGTTAACATTGCCGAAATTACTTCAATAAGTCTCGATACAATTGAAAATATTTTTGATGAATTAAAAACTGGTTCTACATTTGAAGAACTTCAGAAGAAATACAGAAGTGAAAAATTTACAGGATTAAAACCAATTAATGAATTAGGAGAAATAGGAAAAATTGCTGCTGATATGAAAATTGGTGACATTTATGGACCAATAAAAACTCAAGAAGGATATTCAATCATAAAAATACTTGATAAAAAAGAAGGGCAGAGAAAAAGAATTGAAAATTTTGAAGAAGCTAAAGATGATATTAAAAACATAATTCAAACAAAAAAAATGTATCAGGAACTTGATAAAGTTACTGCTAAACTTGCTATAGAAAATGGAGTTGAAATAAATGAAAGTGCATTGAAATCAATTAAAGTGTCAAATATAAATATGTTAGTTTTTAGAAGATTTGGTTTTGGTGGTCAATTAATTGCTGTTCCCTATGCTCCTATTTACTCAAGCTGGTTTAAAGTTTATCAACAATTAAGAAAAGAACTAACTTTTTAATTAAATGAATAATTTAAAACCAAACATAAAAACTTTCTACTTTTCAGTTACAGCCATAACAATTCTTGTACTCTCAGTTTTTATTTTTATGTATTTATTCGGAAATTTAGTTGACACTAAAACTCAAACACCTAAAAAAATTTATTTTGCAGATAATATTTCCAATAGCCACAAATATGCTATCGAAAAATTCAATGAATTACACAAAGGTAAAATTGAAGTAGTACCAATTGATTTATCATTCGAAAAGTTTCAAACAAATGAACGAAAAGAATTATTGATGAGATATTTACGCAGTAGAAGTGACAGATTGGATATTTTTTCAGTCGATCAAATATGGACACCCCGATTTGCAAAATTTGTAGAACCACTCAGCAATTACATTTCGACAAATGAACGGGATAATATAATCCCCTATGCACTCGAATCCTGTTTCTACAAAGGTCAACTTGTTGCTCTACCCTTATATATTGATATAAGTATTATGTATTATCGAAAAGATTTACTGGAGAAACTTCATAATTACAAAGAAATAAAAAAACAAATTGATAGTTCAATTACTTGGGAAAATTTTATTAAGTTAGGCTTGCAAATGAAAAACACCGAAATGCCATTTTATTTATTTCAAGCAGAAGCTTTTGAAGGATTGATGTGTAGTTTTGTAGAACTAATCGAATCACAAAATTCAAAAATACTTGAAGGTGAACCATTAAAACTCAATACACCAGAAGCAAACAAAGCTTTACAATTACTCGTTGATCTTGTTAACAAATATAAATTATCTCCCCAAGATATTACTAATTACAAAGAATATGATACTTACTATTATTTCATTGATAGTGGAGCTATCTTTTTAAGGGGCTGGCCTGGTTTTCATAAATGGTATGAATTAAAATATAACGACAAAAGTTTCCCTCAAAAAGTTGGAATCGCACCACTACCTCACTTTTCATATGGTTCAAGAAAAAGTATTGTAGGTGGTTGGAATTTGATGATTTCAAAATATTCAACTAAAAAGAACGAAGCAGTTGAATTTATTAAATTTCTCATTCAAGAAGATATTCAAAAAAAATTTTATGAATTAGGTGGTTATCTTCCAATCAATAAAAAAATCTATGAAGATAAAAATTACTTAAGTCGTAACCGTGAATTGAATTTCTATAAATCTATATTTAAAACTTATGCAAGAAGACCATTTCTGGAAAAATACACTCGTTATTCTGATATAATTTCTTATTATCTTAATCGTGCAATAAAAAATGAAATTTCAGTAAAGGATGCATTAAGTTTAGCCGAAAAGAATATTAATACAGAATAAAAGATTTTGATAATGAGAGAAAACATGGGAAATTTTTTAGATAATCTTAAGAAATATCACTTTGAATTTAAGCACCTTACAGTATTGTTCGTTGGACTGATTATCTTTCAATTAATTCTCTCTTTTGTACATAAAGCTTCGTTGCGTAATTTTGTTGACAATGCACAGGAATGGTATCAAAAAAATTCTGCAGAAAGACTTGCAAACTTAACCACAACAACTCTTGAATTATTTTATGAAACTGTTAAAATGAGAAAAACTATCGACCAGAATGAAAAACGAAGAATAATTCAATTCTTCGATATAATTCTAAATCAACAAATACTACAACAAAATATAGAAGAAATCTGTTTACTTGTGGGTGTAGGGGGAAAAATTAAAGCTATCGATAATGGTAACGAACTATATTCAGTAATGTTTGAACATCAATATGATAATAATAATTCTAATACTCACAAATATGCAATTCAACTTTATAAAAAAGTAAAAAACGAATTAATAGGGACAGAACAAATTGTAAATGTTTTGAATAATAATACATATCATATTTTTGTACCCTTTGTTCCTAATGGTGAATATGCAGGTGCACTTTATATTCGTAATACTCCCGATTTTTCATTTATTCAACGTGAAATGGTTTCGAGTTATGAAGAAACATCCATAATTTATTCAGCACTATTTTTACTTGGACTTTTAGCAATGTACTATATTTCAACTTATACAGTTAAAGAACGAGATGAAGCTCAAAAGCTATTAATGGAAGAACACGAAAGAAATATCAAACAACAAATTGAACACGAAAAAGAATCTATGTTTACAAAAAGGATTTATCATACACATCACAAAGCAGAAAAAGTAATGGGATTCATCAAGGAAGATTTAAGAACACTTTCGACAGAAAATATAGATGAAATAAAATATCGTGCTACAAAGTATTCAAATTTTATATCTCGTGTTATTTATGATATGAAATGGTATGAACCACCAATTCAAACAATTAGAAATCCTTCGTTTTCAACTGATTTAAACGAAGTAATTAAATTTATGGTAGAAAATATTTTCAATAGAACATCACGAAAATCAAAATCTTTTGAAATAAAATTAAATCTTGATGAAAGAGTTCCAAAGGTTAATATAAATGAGTTTGTAGTATGGGAAATTCTTGAACCTTTAATTCAAAATAGTATCGATCATGGTGGAGATTCTGGTTTATTAATAACAATTTCAACAAAGTATAATCCAGAAACTCGCATTTCAAATATTATAATTGAAGATAATGGAAAAGGTATTAAACCCGAACTATTAGAAAAAAATGAAAAAGGCATTAAAAAAATTTTTCTTGAAAATGTATCAACTAAAAATATATCTCATGCTAATAGTGGTTATGGTTGTTATATTGCTTATGAAATCTCCACACAAAGATGTGGCTGGGAAATTGATGCGGAAAATTTACCTGAACATGGTTGTAGATTTACAATAACTATCAAAAATTAAAATGGTATTAAAATGAACAAGCAAGAAATAATAAAAATATTACTAATTGAAGATGAAGATTTTGATGTAAGACGTGTTGAAAACACAATTAAACCTTTTTCGGATAGAATTAAAATTTGTGAAGTTGTATCCGATGGGAAATCAGCACTGGAAATTTTAGAATCAAATAAGAATAATTATGATGTTGTAATTATGGATTATCAGATTGCTGGTGGATTGCATGGAGAATATCTCATCAAAAAAATTAAAGATATCGATCAAACTTTGCAGATAATTGTTATCACTAAAATGACTATTAATATAACAGATTACGAATTTGCTCGAAGTTTAATAGAAGCAGGTGCTTTCTGGTATTGTACAAAATATCCTGGAGATATAGAAGAACATATTTATCAACCCACAGATTTTTTAATGTCAATCTTTAATGCATATGAAAAGAAAAAGTTACTCAAAGAAAAACTAAAATCCACACAAAAATTAAGAAAGAATGTCGACGACATATTAACTTCCAAACAAATTATTGGTGTATCCCAAACAGTTCAAAATCTAAAAGAACAAATAAAAAAATATTCGAATAGTAATGTGCCCATTCTAATTACTGGATTATCTGGAACAGGAAAAGAACTTGTTGCTTACAATATTCATTACAATAGTCCAAGAAAATATGAAAACTTTGTTCCAATAAATTGTGGTGGAATACCAGATCAATTAATTGAAAGTGAATTATTTGGTTACGAAAAAGGGGCTTTCACAGGTGCAGATAAAAGTAAACCAGGTCTCTTCGAAATTGCAAATAATGGAACAATATTTTTAGATGAAATTTCAGAGCTTCCTCTTTCCTCTCAAGTAAAATTACTTCGTGTTCTTCAAGATGGAGAAGTTGAAAAACTCGGTAGAACCGATAAAATCAAAGTTGATGTAAGAATTATTTCTGCTACAAATAAAAATCTTGAAGAAGAAGTTAGAGAAAAAAGATTTAGAGAAGATTTATATTATCGTCTTAATGTTATTAACATATATATTCCACCACTGAAAGAAAGAAGAGAAGATATTATTTATCTGATTGATTATTACATGAATCAATTTGCATTAGAAATAGGAAGAGAAGTTCCAGTAATTTCTCAGGATGCAATGAAATTACTGGTTGATTATGATTGGCCTGGAAATGTGCGTGAACTAAAAAATCTTGTTCAACGACTTTTATTTTTTGACGATAAAATAATTAATCCAAAACTTGTTGAAACTGCACTTGGCAAAAAAATATACGAATTAGATAACTACTTTGGAAATGAAGGAGTAAGTTTTAAATCCCCCAATGGTCCTCTCCCCTTAAAACAAATGGAAAGAATATTTCGTGAAAAATATTTTAAATATGTCCGCAGCAAAGTCAATTCAGATCAAGAAGCAGCAACTATACTTGGTTTAGCACCACCCAATTATCACAGAATGTGTAAAGAACTTGGATTGAAATAAATTTTCATATTCCTGTAAATTTTAATCCCAGTAATGGTAAGCTATTATTTGAACTTTTTTCTAAAAAATTAATTTATACAGATCAATAATCTTTCCATCAGCAATTTTCATAACTCACAGATAAAATTATTTCCAAAAAGTTTTAGTAATTTATAGGTTACGATTTTATAATTTCATTTAAAATGAAAGCAGAAAAAGAAGAACATAAAATAATTATTAAAGGGGCTCGTCAGCATAATCTTAAAAATATATCTCTTGAAATTCCCAAAAATAAACTGGTTGTATTTACTGGAGTAAGTGGAAGTGGTAAATCCTCTCTTGTATTCGATACAATTTATGCTGAAGGTCAACGTAGATATGTTGAAAGCTTATCGGCATATGCAAGACAATTTCTTGAAAGAATGAACAAGCCAGATGTCGATTTTATTTATGGAATTTCACCCGCAGTTGCAATTGAACAAAAAACTGGGGCACGCAATCCACGTTCAACTGTAGCAACAAGCACAGAAATTTATGACTATTTAAGATTATTATTTTCAAGGATTGGTAAAACAATATGCTTTAATTGTGGTAACGAAGTTAAACGAGATAATGTAGGAACAGTAACTCAATGGCTCGAAAATCAAAACGAAGAAAATAAATTTTATATTGGATTTCCAATTCACTATCACGAAGGAAGGACTTTAGAAGAAGAAATTGACTTACTCAAAAAGAAAGGTTACTTCAGAATTTTTTATAAAGATGAATTAATTGATATAAACTCGCAATCAATAGAAGAGATATCTGCCAAAATAAATAACAATTCCAGAAAAGAGATTATTATTGTTCTCGATCGTTTCAAAATT
Protein-coding sequences here:
- a CDS encoding peptidylprolyl isomerase — protein: MKIISNRLKFSCFIFFLLLIHSISFCQKVNIENEIIARVQNTPITKKEFIERFEFSPHAQTETAFDTSTMKKEFLYTLIAEKLLAQNALKEKLDKTEEFEYLMQYLQNIYLRDALYKKEIKDKVVITDSSFSVGKNKMLKTLKIKFIFSVDENEIKDIYSSLQKGAQFDSILSLRPENLEQLNYAEVSFGNLAPEIEEQIFDLLPGEFTKPVKLKEGWYICKVYDVTLKSELTSKDISKIKKIIEERAENKLYEEFYNKFFKGVVVNVDRQLFDKLIKHILEFINNNQKYFSEQKNNKLRFAEVEFNQIQKFFSEEELNLPFIKFDISPVTLKTFLKYSGYTGIEFDSPEKSKIQKRLNAYISNFIRNELYSREAKKRGYDKLPEVSEELQMWRDYYLSRAMMKSIFKNQNVSDKEAEEFYLKMNRTINYPDSVNIAEITSISLDTIENIFDELKTGSTFEELQKKYRSEKFTGLKPINELGEIGKIAADMKIGDIYGPIKTQEGYSIIKILDKKEGQRKRIENFEEAKDDIKNIIQTKKMYQELDKVTAKLAIENGVEINESALKSIKVSNINMLVFRRFGFGGQLIAVPYAPIYSSWFKVYQQLRKELTF
- a CDS encoding glutaredoxin family protein, with translation MALNPQPKVIIFSTPTCSFCNAAKRYFREKNIKFTDVDVSRDEAAARDMVRRTGQTGVPVILINNRPIIGFDKAKINQILNIKD
- a CDS encoding extracellular solute-binding protein, which codes for MNNLKPNIKTFYFSVTAITILVLSVFIFMYLFGNLVDTKTQTPKKIYFADNISNSHKYAIEKFNELHKGKIEVVPIDLSFEKFQTNERKELLMRYLRSRSDRLDIFSVDQIWTPRFAKFVEPLSNYISTNERDNIIPYALESCFYKGQLVALPLYIDISIMYYRKDLLEKLHNYKEIKKQIDSSITWENFIKLGLQMKNTEMPFYLFQAEAFEGLMCSFVELIESQNSKILEGEPLKLNTPEANKALQLLVDLVNKYKLSPQDITNYKEYDTYYYFIDSGAIFLRGWPGFHKWYELKYNDKSFPQKVGIAPLPHFSYGSRKSIVGGWNLMISKYSTKKNEAVEFIKFLIQEDIQKKFYELGGYLPINKKIYEDKNYLSRNRELNFYKSIFKTYARRPFLEKYTRYSDIISYYLNRAIKNEISVKDALSLAEKNINTE
- a CDS encoding sigma-54 dependent transcriptional regulator, with the protein product MNKQEIIKILLIEDEDFDVRRVENTIKPFSDRIKICEVVSDGKSALEILESNKNNYDVVIMDYQIAGGLHGEYLIKKIKDIDQTLQIIVITKMTINITDYEFARSLIEAGAFWYCTKYPGDIEEHIYQPTDFLMSIFNAYEKKKLLKEKLKSTQKLRKNVDDILTSKQIIGVSQTVQNLKEQIKKYSNSNVPILITGLSGTGKELVAYNIHYNSPRKYENFVPINCGGIPDQLIESELFGYEKGAFTGADKSKPGLFEIANNGTIFLDEISELPLSSQVKLLRVLQDGEVEKLGRTDKIKVDVRIISATNKNLEEEVREKRFREDLYYRLNVINIYIPPLKERREDIIYLIDYYMNQFALEIGREVPVISQDAMKLLVDYDWPGNVRELKNLVQRLLFFDDKIINPKLVETALGKKIYELDNYFGNEGVSFKSPNGPLPLKQMERIFREKYFKYVRSKVNSDQEAATILGLAPPNYHRMCKELGLK
- a CDS encoding ATP-binding protein; the protein is MGNFLDNLKKYHFEFKHLTVLFVGLIIFQLILSFVHKASLRNFVDNAQEWYQKNSAERLANLTTTTLELFYETVKMRKTIDQNEKRRIIQFFDIILNQQILQQNIEEICLLVGVGGKIKAIDNGNELYSVMFEHQYDNNNSNTHKYAIQLYKKVKNELIGTEQIVNVLNNNTYHIFVPFVPNGEYAGALYIRNTPDFSFIQREMVSSYEETSIIYSALFLLGLLAMYYISTYTVKERDEAQKLLMEEHERNIKQQIEHEKESMFTKRIYHTHHKAEKVMGFIKEDLRTLSTENIDEIKYRATKYSNFISRVIYDMKWYEPPIQTIRNPSFSTDLNEVIKFMVENIFNRTSRKSKSFEIKLNLDERVPKVNINEFVVWEILEPLIQNSIDHGGDSGLLITISTKYNPETRISNIIIEDNGKGIKPELLEKNEKGIKKIFLENVSTKNISHANSGYGCYIAYEISTQRCGWEIDAENLPEHGCRFTITIKN
- a CDS encoding co-chaperone GroES, producing the protein MKIKPLDDRVLVEPIEEESKTSSGIIIPDTAKEKPRVGKVIAVGTDEDLREKIKEGDRILFAKYGGEEVSSNGKELKIVQRSDILAVIED
- a CDS encoding thiamine pyrophosphate-dependent enzyme, whose amino-acid sequence is MKTSIPYAIAHALNDLGVEIITYVPGFGAAETFQCYNELTMKNLSISFHEEVAFTIAHGASIAGKRAASLMKTHGILKAANSVMDSLYTELTAGFVTIIFDDKTGKHSDNILEIMPVLEGMSMPFIVAENDNIYEDIINAFLESEKRKIPLAVIVDAMSFKLETEFQPKQNLRKNFNYERNVYAHVVSPLISDYQYKLFVAKKLEGNLETVIRPVLPTIPDSLTENVKKGTVGYIPFFQVFKNIKRDIVTGDTGSSSSFAFPPYNCIDIVTYMGGSIPLAIGAYLAGKRNVWAITGDFSFIAAGHLGLIEAINRNIPLKIVIFYNKKSAATGGQPIHKKLLRHLIAGYEKYLLNISNPADLFEIDTVLNEAANSNEMKIIIVDFPE
- a CDS encoding cupin domain-containing protein, translated to MIELKNIYDLKGIVSSNEEKLIDEFFQNILVTEHFRVERIISECHSSPEGFWYDQDKNEFVLLLKGSAEILFEDNNLIKMKEGDYIIIPAHVKHRVEKTDSFQKTFWLTIFY